A window of the Miscanthus floridulus cultivar M001 chromosome 14, ASM1932011v1, whole genome shotgun sequence genome harbors these coding sequences:
- the LOC136506162 gene encoding B3 domain-containing protein Os12g0592300-like produces MQQEHTRASMVEKGCERCREWKEHYYWEHMDVSKIRFFKLMTGDFARGIRIPDKFAKNFKGQITEEVQLKSPSSAETWHIGVEKHGDELLFMSGWKDFAKAHELQENDLVLFTCSGNSSFEVLVFEASGCEKVSSLFGNGIGPDMCKQFNDIVGQHGEHHSVTVSDSEDTIAPSQLVGSPHNASPLKEPSGKARPSEYESPNANNFIVKHVATGEEDSDDGYANSNYYSKFANRLRDEEKEEIIGLASIRPNNPVFVTVLMKNHVQRRNNHLVIPSKFAADHLGERAHDIILRRPNRKEKWLVSYYYSCRTRCFHNLPLFKFMSENRLREGDICVFELMKGKRRVTMTVHAIRKANDRFILVG; encoded by the exons ATGCAACAAGAACATACCCGAGCTTCA ATGGTTGAGAAGGGGTGTGAGAGATGCAGGGAATGGAAGGAGCACTACTACTGGGAGCACATGGATGTGAGCAAGATCCGCTTCTTCAAGCTCATGACTGGGGATTTCGCCCGGGGCATT AGGATACCGGACAAGTTTGCAAAGAATTTCAAGGGACAGATCACAGAAGAGGTTCAGCTGAAATCACCTAGTAGTGCTGAAACATGGCACATCGGTGTAGAGAAGCATGGTGATGAGCTGCTCTTCATGTCAGGATGGAAGGATTTTGCCAAGGCTCATGAACTGCAGGAGAATGATCTCGTGCTCTTCACTTGCAGTGGAAACTCTTCCTTTGAGGTCCTAGTCTTCGAAGCGAGTGGCTGTGAGAAAGTGTCTTCCCTGTTTGGCAATGGAATTGGTCCTGATATGTGCAAACAATTCAATGATATAGTGGGTCAACATGGTGAGCATCACTCTGTGACTGTGAGCGATTCTGAGGATACCATTGCGCCGTCGCAGCTGGTTGGATCCCCTCACAACGCTTCTCCTTTGAAGGAACCCAGTGGGAAGGCTAGACCAA GTGAATATGAATCACCAAATGCCAACAACTTTATTGTCAAGCATGTGGCAACTGGCGAAGAGGATAGTGATGATGGATATGCTAACTCTAACTACTACTCGAAGTTTGCCAATCGACTAAGAGATGAGGAAAAGGAGGAAATAATAGGTTTGGCTTCCATCCGACCAAACAATCCTGTATTTGTGACAGTTCTGATGAAAAACCATGTTCAGCGCAGAAACAACCATCTG GTCATCCCAAGTAAATTTGCTGCTGATCATCTTGGGGAAAGAGCACATGATATCATACTTCGTAGGCCAAATAGGAAAGAGAAATGGCTTGTCAGCTACTATTACTCATGCCGCACCCGGTGTTTCCACAACTTACCGTTGTTTAAGTTTATGAGCGAAAACAGGCTTCGTGAGGGTGACATCTGCGTCTTCGAGCTGATGAAAGGCAAAAGGAGAGTGACGATGACTGTCCATGCCATCAGAAAGGCCAATGACCGGTTTATTCTGGTAGGCTAA
- the LOC136502718 gene encoding B3 domain-containing protein Os12g0592300-like, producing MQLTRDCRMNKMAPHLRCKSCRKWQDHCYQEHMARERVSFFKLMTGDFAQGISIPEKFVSNLNGQITEVFNLKAPSGETWLVDVTKNADELLLTSGWNDFARAHELQENDLVIFTYSGNYSFDVLILDSSGCEKVSCFFTTKKDPCMHKHFDGRVYQQAEHRMLSDSDDLGMPLRLIASQHRTSTSKKGGKTKPRKEPESPINSNYHIKQEAMSDEEQSDEDRLADSSYYYYSKSANILTGGERDQIFSLASIQPGNPAFVAVLLKSHVGYKNNMLTINHGFAAEHLEGRSHEILLLRPNRKEKWYVKYYHASHTRGFNCCRWVKFVRDNRLHKDHICVFELMKRAKRTTMVVHVLRKVDGRLMLVA from the exons ATGCAGCTTACCAGAGATTGCAGGATGAACAAG ATGGCCCCCCATCTGAGGTGTAAGAGCTGCAGGAAATGGCAAGATCACTGCTACCAGGAGCACATGGCGAGGGAGAGGGTGAGTTTCTTCAAGCTCATGACCGGAGATTTTGCGCAGGGCATT AGCATACCGGAGAAGTTTGTGAGCAATTTAAATGGGCAGATCACCGAAGTGTTCAACCTGAAAGCACCCAGTGGCGAAACATGGCTTGTCGACGTCACAAAGAATGCGGATGAGCTGCTCTTAACGTCAGGATGGAATGATTTTGCCAGAGCACATGAGCTGCAAGAGAATGACCTTGTGATCTTCACATACAGTGGCAACTACTCCTTTGATGTCCTGATCTTGGACTCAAGTGGCTGCGAGAAGGTGTCTTGTTTCTTCACCACTAAGAAGGATCCTTGCATGCACAAGCATTTCGATGGCAGAGTGTATCAACAAGCTGAACACCGCATGCTTAGTGATTCTGATGACTTAGGAATGCCGTTGCGCCTCATCGCGTCCCAACACAGGACCTCTACTTCAAAGAAGGGTGGCAAGACTAAACCAA GGAAAGAGCCTGAATCTCCGATCAATAGCAATTACCATATCAAGCAAGAGGCGATGAGCGATGAAGAGCAGAGCGACGAAGACAGGCTTGCCGATTCCAGCTACTACTATTACTCAAAGTCTGCCAACATCCTAACTGGTGGTGAACGGGATCAAATATTCAGTTTGGCTTCAATTCAACCAGGCAATCCAGCATTTGTGGCTGTCCTGCTGAAGTCCCATGTTGGGTACAAGAACAACATGCTG ACCATCAACCATGGATTTGCAGCAGAGCACCTTGAGGGGAGATCCCATGAGATCCTGCTCCTCAGGCCAAACAGGAAAGAGAAGTGGTATGTCAAGTACTACCACGCCAGCCACACCAGAGGCTTCAACTGCTGCCGCTGGGTCAAGTTCGTCCGAGACAACAGGTTGCACAAGGACCACATCTGCGTCTTTGAGCTGATGAAACGCGCCAAGAGAACGACGATGGTTGTCCATGTCCTCAGGAAGGTTGATGGGAGGCTTATGCTGGTGGCCTAA
- the LOC136505865 gene encoding uncharacterized protein isoform X2 has protein sequence MAWRGPATRAVLAAVRRPAAVPAAARLHAPRPFAAPRRRVPSAFATSSSPLPSARPLAAMMGSPVTVASVMARLTAHPGASARACCELSQGT, from the exons ATGGCGTGGCGCGGCCCCGCCACCCGGGCCGTCCTCGCCGCCGTCCGCCGCCCGGCCGCGGTGCCCGCGGCCGCACGCCTCCACGCCCCGCGACCGTTCGCGGCCCCGCGCCGCCGCGTCCCGTCCGCcttcgccacctcctcctccccgcTCCCCTCCGCGCG GCCTCTGGCGGCGATGATGGGATCCCCGGTGACGGTGGCCTCGGTGATGGCGCGTCTCACGGCGCACCCCGGTGCCAGCGCGCGGGCGTGCTGCGAGCTCTCCCAGG GTACTTGA
- the LOC136505865 gene encoding uncharacterized protein isoform X1 translates to MAWRGPATRAVLAAVRRPAAVPAAARLHAPRPFAAPRRRVPSAFATSSSPLPSARPLAAMMGSPVTVASVMARLTAHPGASARACCELSQGSGKDG, encoded by the exons ATGGCGTGGCGCGGCCCCGCCACCCGGGCCGTCCTCGCCGCCGTCCGCCGCCCGGCCGCGGTGCCCGCGGCCGCACGCCTCCACGCCCCGCGACCGTTCGCGGCCCCGCGCCGCCGCGTCCCGTCCGCcttcgccacctcctcctccccgcTCCCCTCCGCGCG GCCTCTGGCGGCGATGATGGGATCCCCGGTGACGGTGGCCTCGGTGATGGCGCGTCTCACGGCGCACCCCGGTGCCAGCGCGCGGGCGTGCTGCGAGCTCTCCCAGG GGAGTGGAAAAGATGGTTGA